In Halorussus limi, a genomic segment contains:
- a CDS encoding PRC-barrel domain containing protein: MEFTEADEGASVFDADRQKIGVVTEVRDGDAYVEPDPSLGEELKAKLDWGSHEADDDAFSLQSEWVDERDDGEILLRNRPLE; the protein is encoded by the coding sequence ATGGAGTTCACCGAAGCAGACGAGGGCGCGTCCGTGTTCGACGCCGACCGGCAGAAAATCGGCGTCGTGACCGAGGTCCGGGACGGCGACGCGTACGTCGAACCCGACCCCAGTCTGGGCGAGGAACTGAAGGCCAAACTCGACTGGGGGAGCCACGAGGCCGACGACGACGCCTTCTCGCTCCAGTCGGAGTGGGTGGACGAGCGAGACGACGGCGAGATTCTCCTGCGGAATCGGCCGCTGGAGTAG
- a CDS encoding PRC-barrel domain containing protein, with amino-acid sequence MTVALTEDDVDKTVVDAEGEEVGTVVDVHHGAAHVSADEETVEEMQTRLPQGGIDERTYAVHDESVADITDDRLVLDVKS; translated from the coding sequence ATGACAGTCGCGCTCACCGAGGACGACGTGGACAAGACGGTCGTGGACGCCGAGGGAGAGGAGGTCGGCACCGTGGTCGACGTTCACCACGGCGCGGCCCACGTCAGCGCCGACGAGGAGACCGTAGAGGAGATGCAGACGCGACTCCCGCAGGGTGGCATCGACGAGCGAACGTACGCGGTCCACGACGAGAGCGTCGCCGACATCACCGACGACCGACTCGTTCTCGACGTGAAGTCGTAG
- a CDS encoding UvrD-helicase domain-containing protein, producing the protein MVDLELDDVNLTGIDEYPPDSSVKLNGPPGTGKTTQSAGRVGRLLRDYDYEIDDVAWVTYRKSLAKDTLTRLAAWGLVDSSELANPSEGPTRYIGTFHAVANRVAGGDVDVAGYYDQQDFCKKWNIRFQKRSPWDEPPGELLFDTFYYCANNLLNPTKTKDLNKAPMIDDLRNKWQGDIAKVWQDWQDYKETKGLIDYYEMLLRPITKQQTPNRDILVVDEYHDATPLMAKLAEYWADDAEVVIFAGDPHQVVNSYAGADPDFYERVDLPEVLLDKTYRVPYEHWSVAERVLNQAHDPPQVERTTTGSFSDGTSPSFRYSRDNGWDVPEPSEERSPVWFVEKVGKDTMFLTRTRKQADGVAKALEKAGVLYQTQNSMKRDGWQAGDRGEMNTRTAVYNALQKIEGLRPGDFNGHGLGEYTDTSRSTNIKLDPPEAAALLRHTRVDNLAQSRDETTEIAQEIRELEEKTTVGELRQYVEDEFWTTYTTGARAVGELAKNPAGRSSLDTRDLEALKPALRRNDGPVGQVETLVYTVHASKGTEAANVIVYDGITGQIQDEISRDADARANECRTWYVALTRASKRLVVLRDGFEWMHSYLPNNLLDMARDGYEQAKNAGVAA; encoded by the coding sequence ATGGTGGACCTAGAGTTAGACGACGTGAATCTGACAGGTATCGACGAGTACCCGCCGGACTCGTCGGTGAAACTGAACGGCCCGCCGGGGACCGGAAAGACCACCCAATCGGCGGGGCGCGTCGGGCGACTACTCCGAGACTACGACTACGAGATAGACGACGTGGCGTGGGTCACGTACCGCAAGAGCTTGGCGAAGGACACGTTGACCCGTCTCGCGGCATGGGGACTCGTTGATTCGTCGGAACTCGCCAACCCATCTGAGGGGCCGACGCGGTACATCGGGACGTTTCACGCGGTCGCCAACCGGGTCGCCGGGGGCGACGTGGACGTGGCGGGCTACTACGACCAGCAGGACTTCTGTAAGAAGTGGAATATCCGGTTCCAAAAGCGTAGCCCGTGGGACGAACCGCCGGGCGAACTCCTGTTTGACACGTTCTACTACTGCGCGAATAACCTGCTGAACCCGACGAAAACGAAAGACCTGAACAAAGCCCCCATGATTGACGACCTTCGGAACAAGTGGCAGGGCGACATAGCGAAAGTGTGGCAGGATTGGCAGGACTACAAAGAGACGAAGGGCCTGATAGACTACTACGAGATGCTGTTGCGGCCAATCACGAAGCAACAGACGCCGAACCGGGATATTCTCGTCGTAGACGAGTACCACGACGCCACGCCCCTTATGGCGAAACTCGCCGAGTATTGGGCCGACGACGCCGAAGTGGTGATCTTCGCGGGCGACCCGCACCAAGTCGTCAACTCCTACGCGGGCGCGGACCCCGACTTCTACGAGCGCGTGGACCTGCCGGAAGTGCTGTTGGACAAGACCTACCGCGTGCCCTACGAGCATTGGTCTGTCGCGGAGCGTGTGCTGAATCAGGCGCATGACCCGCCACAGGTCGAACGCACTACCACCGGGTCGTTCTCGGACGGTACGAGTCCGAGTTTCCGGTACTCCCGCGACAACGGGTGGGACGTGCCGGAACCGTCGGAAGAACGGTCGCCGGTCTGGTTTGTGGAAAAGGTCGGGAAGGACACCATGTTCCTTACCCGGACGCGCAAGCAGGCCGACGGCGTAGCGAAGGCCCTCGAAAAAGCGGGCGTGCTGTATCAGACACAGAACAGCATGAAGCGCGACGGGTGGCAGGCGGGCGACCGGGGCGAGATGAACACACGCACGGCGGTCTACAACGCCTTACAGAAAATTGAGGGGCTACGCCCCGGCGACTTCAACGGCCACGGACTCGGCGAATACACGGACACGTCGCGGTCCACGAACATCAAGTTGGACCCGCCGGAAGCGGCGGCGTTGCTCCGGCATACGCGGGTGGACAATCTCGCACAGTCGCGGGACGAAACCACGGAAATCGCGCAAGAAATCAGGGAACTAGAGGAAAAGACGACGGTTGGTGAACTCCGGCAGTACGTCGAAGACGAGTTTTGGACCACCTACACTACGGGTGCGCGGGCGGTGGGTGAGCTAGCGAAGAACCCGGCGGGGCGGTCGTCGTTGGACACCCGCGACCTAGAGGCGTTGAAGCCCGCGCTTCGACGGAACGACGGCCCTGTGGGACAGGTGGAAACACTCGTCTACACCGTCCACGCCTCGAAGGGGACGGAAGCCGCCAACGTAATCGTCTACGACGGTATCACGGGGCAGATACAAGACGAGATAAGCCGAGACGCCGACGCACGCGCCAACGAGTGTCGGACGTGGTACGTGGCTCTCACGCGGGCGTCAAAGCGTCTCGTCGTGCTACGCGACGGCTTCGAGTGGATGCACAGTTACCTGCCGAACAACCTGTTGGACATGGCCCGCGACGGCTACGAACAGGCGAAGAACGCGGGGGTGGCGGCATGA
- the dcd gene encoding dCTP deaminase, whose amino-acid sequence MILSDADILDRMAAGDLVVEPLDDPELQIQPASVDLRLGREFLEFQRTNIPCIHPTSEQEVSEYVTETVVEEGDDFILHPGDFVLGTTKERVEIPADLIAHVEGRSSLGRLAVVVHATAGLCDPGYEGQITLELSNLGTAPVALEPGMRVSQLTFTELKTPADRPYGEDRGSKYQGQSGPQASRIQSDHEFGGDQKSGAADPADRRESGEN is encoded by the coding sequence ATGATACTCTCGGACGCCGACATCCTCGACCGGATGGCGGCAGGCGACCTCGTGGTCGAACCGCTCGACGACCCCGAACTCCAGATTCAGCCGGCGAGCGTGGACCTCCGCCTCGGTCGCGAGTTCTTGGAGTTCCAGCGCACCAACATCCCCTGCATCCACCCGACGAGCGAGCAGGAGGTCTCGGAGTACGTCACCGAGACCGTCGTCGAGGAGGGCGACGACTTCATCCTCCACCCCGGCGACTTCGTGCTGGGGACGACCAAAGAACGGGTCGAGATTCCGGCAGACCTCATCGCCCACGTCGAGGGTCGGTCGTCGCTCGGTCGCCTCGCCGTCGTCGTCCACGCCACCGCCGGCCTCTGCGACCCCGGCTACGAGGGCCAGATAACCCTCGAACTCTCGAATCTGGGCACCGCGCCGGTCGCGCTCGAACCCGGCATGCGCGTGTCCCAGTTGACGTTCACAGAACTCAAGACGCCGGCGGACCGCCCGTACGGCGAGGACCGCGGGTCGAAGTATCAGGGCCAGTCCGGCCCGCAGGCCTCGCGCATCCAGAGCGACCACGAGTTCGGCGGCGACCAGAAGTCGGGCGCGGCCGACCCCGCCGACCGACGGGAGTCGGGTGAGAACTGA
- a CDS encoding class I SAM-dependent methyltransferase: MSRDATAAAQQFYGRWADFYDLLARSTPGLGDLRARAADALALGPGDTVVEMGCGTGANFPHLRERVGPSGRVVGVDFTQEMLARARDRVQREGWRNVHCVRADATEVEFCEAPDAVLATFVVGMLADPAGAVERWADRLAPGGRLALLDAAQTTRWFGWPVNQAFRGLVVASSPSGTDAYDAPPWTVLDGRVAAARRALRKCTDETTHSEHALGVVRITAGRVS, translated from the coding sequence ATGTCACGCGACGCGACCGCGGCGGCACAGCAGTTCTACGGCCGGTGGGCCGACTTCTACGACCTCCTCGCCCGCTCGACGCCCGGCCTCGGGGACCTCCGGGCGCGGGCGGCCGACGCGCTGGCGCTCGGCCCCGGCGACACCGTGGTCGAGATGGGGTGTGGCACGGGCGCGAACTTCCCGCACCTCCGCGAGCGGGTGGGACCGTCCGGCCGGGTCGTCGGCGTGGACTTCACGCAGGAGATGCTCGCGCGCGCCCGCGACCGGGTCCAGCGAGAGGGCTGGCGGAACGTCCACTGCGTCCGGGCCGACGCCACCGAAGTCGAGTTCTGCGAAGCCCCGGACGCCGTCCTCGCCACCTTCGTCGTCGGGATGCTCGCGGACCCCGCCGGAGCGGTCGAGCGGTGGGCCGACCGCCTCGCGCCCGGCGGCCGACTCGCGCTGCTCGACGCGGCCCAGACGACTCGGTGGTTCGGCTGGCCGGTCAATCAGGCGTTCCGCGGCCTCGTCGTCGCCTCGTCGCCCAGCGGGACGGACGCCTACGACGCCCCGCCGTGGACGGTGCTGGACGGCCGGGTCGCGGCGGCCCGGCGGGCGCTCCGAAAGTGTACCGACGAGACGACGCACAGCGAACACGCGCTCGGAGTGGTCCGAATCACGGCCGGGCGCGTGAGCTAA
- a CDS encoding tyrosine-type recombinase/integrase, whose product MVTRTPKEKYERDMARLLGETPHYKCKNKDCGTGFDTDPDTCPECGTETMKHRRDDALYGEDLRDEDQDLIEEFARAHNPNDPTVPTADGKSYNTVARYITNLIRVSKHTDLSTATHDEINHATHELVQEGRKKSTVRQVQMTLRTFYRYHDDLDVDAEKINTFERPDTQIDDRDMLTREEIEELEAAIDHPRDLCIFHLFIYTGQRAGAIRTLRVKDVEPSDGPTGRYWLNTDADGLKNADKNGGARPLLGAKTAVRDWLKYHPASDDPDAYLITPKPKYNSVDPHEPVTNELFRKLFKKLKKETGVSKPLHPHALRHNFVTICKRDYDMADEDVKYLIGHAPDSRVMETTYSHLSDQDHIDRAEASAGYTERESESPLSREQCDVCGNHLSKNARACDRCGAVFTPDAKSAQDQIQDQMKKSYREADPTDADKMEMIDAFDDLLEDPAVKQRLIEKLADE is encoded by the coding sequence ATGGTAACGCGGACTCCCAAAGAAAAGTACGAGCGCGACATGGCCCGGCTACTCGGCGAGACGCCCCACTACAAATGCAAGAACAAGGACTGTGGGACCGGATTTGACACGGACCCGGACACCTGCCCCGAGTGTGGCACCGAGACGATGAAACACCGACGCGACGACGCGCTCTACGGCGAAGACCTGCGCGACGAAGACCAAGACCTAATCGAAGAGTTCGCCCGCGCACACAACCCGAACGATCCGACCGTCCCGACCGCCGACGGCAAATCCTACAACACGGTCGCTAGGTACATCACGAACCTGATTCGCGTCTCGAAACACACGGACCTGTCCACCGCCACCCACGACGAGATAAACCACGCTACCCACGAACTCGTCCAAGAGGGTCGGAAGAAATCGACTGTCCGGCAGGTGCAAATGACACTCCGGACCTTCTATCGGTATCACGACGACCTAGACGTTGACGCCGAGAAAATCAACACCTTCGAGCGTCCGGACACGCAAATTGACGACCGCGACATGCTCACGCGGGAGGAAATCGAAGAGCTAGAGGCGGCTATCGACCACCCGCGCGACCTGTGCATCTTCCACCTGTTCATCTACACGGGCCAACGCGCCGGGGCGATTCGGACGCTCCGCGTGAAAGACGTGGAACCCTCCGACGGCCCTACGGGACGGTACTGGTTGAACACCGACGCGGACGGACTCAAGAACGCCGACAAGAACGGTGGCGCGCGCCCGCTACTCGGCGCGAAGACGGCAGTCCGCGATTGGCTCAAGTACCACCCTGCGAGTGACGATCCCGACGCCTACCTCATTACTCCGAAGCCGAAATACAACAGCGTAGACCCGCACGAACCCGTCACGAACGAACTCTTCCGCAAGCTCTTCAAGAAACTCAAGAAGGAAACGGGCGTCTCGAAGCCGCTCCATCCCCACGCACTCCGGCACAACTTCGTGACTATCTGTAAGCGGGACTACGACATGGCGGACGAAGACGTGAAATACCTAATCGGCCACGCGCCGGACTCTCGCGTCATGGAAACGACGTATTCGCACTTGAGCGACCAAGACCATATCGACCGCGCGGAAGCGTCGGCAGGATACACCGAGAGGGAGAGTGAATCACCGCTCTCGCGGGAGCAATGCGACGTGTGTGGAAACCACCTGTCCAAGAACGCGCGGGCGTGTGACCGCTGTGGGGCCGTGTTCACGCCGGACGCCAAGAGCGCGCAGGACCAAATTCAGGACCAGATGAAGAAGTCGTACCGAGAAGCCGACCCCACCGACGCCGACAAGATGGAGATGATTGACGCCTTTGACGACCTTCTCGAAGACCCCGCGGTCAAACAGCGACTCATTGAGAAGTTGGCCGACGAGTAA
- a CDS encoding DUF7001 family protein — MAVTLYRTPTTAADADEIADWLRDRIDESVAVRDRFLDEHRTDELPERFAEARVLSPFERETGNAMLGVVRYEERALDHPERAGGVLYDGAALQRALNPAIPDGERALDHLHVALLDRAVGTWGDHDGRWHKRVNVLGQPALVSIPGLYEAPAKPEAYYEAKRKTALLSGDAPPREVLENEVEGEFLVEGDPRTTEALKGYVLQTVHCWRTGEGFCDESGCRLSNPHRQPGVVAAQLRDPEFCERHAELYG, encoded by the coding sequence ATGGCGGTAACGCTCTACCGCACCCCGACGACCGCCGCGGACGCCGACGAGATAGCCGACTGGCTCCGCGACCGAATCGACGAGTCGGTCGCGGTGCGCGACCGGTTTCTGGACGAACACCGCACCGACGAGTTGCCCGAGCGGTTCGCGGAGGCCCGCGTCCTCTCGCCGTTCGAGCGTGAGACCGGCAACGCGATGCTCGGCGTCGTCCGGTACGAGGAGCGGGCGCTCGACCACCCCGAGCGCGCTGGCGGCGTCCTCTACGACGGCGCGGCGCTCCAGCGCGCGCTCAACCCTGCGATTCCCGACGGCGAACGCGCGCTCGACCACCTCCACGTCGCCCTGCTGGACAGGGCCGTCGGGACGTGGGGCGACCACGACGGCCGGTGGCACAAGCGCGTGAACGTCCTCGGCCAACCCGCGCTCGTCTCGATTCCGGGCCTCTACGAAGCGCCCGCCAAGCCCGAGGCGTACTACGAGGCCAAGCGGAAGACGGCGTTGCTCTCGGGCGACGCGCCGCCCCGCGAGGTGCTGGAGAACGAAGTCGAGGGCGAGTTTCTGGTCGAAGGCGACCCCCGGACGACCGAGGCGCTGAAGGGCTACGTCCTGCAGACGGTCCACTGCTGGCGCACGGGCGAGGGGTTCTGCGACGAGTCGGGGTGTCGGCTCTCGAACCCGCACCGACAACCGGGCGTGGTCGCGGCCCAACTGCGCGACCCCGAGTTCTGCGAGCGACACGCCGAACTCTACGGGTAG
- the truD gene encoding tRNA pseudouridine(13) synthase TruD: MREAYPVERAVGIESFVSDADGVGGRLRASPEDFRVREIERFDAEPADADPGSYPHLVVRATLREWDTNDFAKRLADALGISRERVSWAGTKDKYAVTTQLFTLRKVDESDLADVSVYDADIEVLGRAGRGLQFGDLAGNEFEIAVSDPERPENAGEIREELAEWADESPGAVGVPNFFGQQRFGSRRPVTHEVGLRVVRGEWEEAVRAYVADPYETEPEDSQRARREAAAAFEERDWQAALDAIPARLGFERAMANRLVESGGDRPEDFRAALEAVPSNLQRLFVNAAQSYAFNRILSERLSRGLPFHRPVAGDVACFAETVDGVELPDPDREQRVTERRVETVARHCERGRAFVTAPLVGTETELAEGEPGEIEREVLEELALESDDFDLPGEFHSTGTRRAVLVRTDLGIERDPLTFEFTLPKGSYATVVLREFLKTDPAEE, translated from the coding sequence ATGCGCGAGGCGTACCCAGTCGAGCGGGCGGTCGGCATCGAATCCTTCGTCAGCGACGCGGACGGCGTCGGCGGTCGGCTCAGGGCCTCTCCCGAGGACTTCCGGGTCCGCGAAATCGAGCGGTTCGACGCCGAACCCGCCGACGCCGACCCCGGGTCGTACCCCCACCTCGTCGTCCGGGCGACCCTCCGGGAGTGGGACACCAACGACTTCGCAAAGCGACTCGCCGACGCGCTGGGAATCAGCCGCGAGCGCGTCTCGTGGGCCGGAACCAAGGACAAGTACGCCGTCACGACCCAGCTTTTCACCCTCCGGAAGGTCGACGAGTCGGACCTCGCGGACGTGTCCGTCTACGACGCCGATATCGAAGTGTTGGGCCGCGCGGGGCGCGGACTCCAGTTCGGTGACCTCGCGGGCAACGAGTTCGAGATTGCGGTCAGTGACCCCGAGCGTCCCGAGAACGCCGGGGAGATTCGCGAGGAGCTAGCGGAGTGGGCCGACGAGTCTCCGGGCGCGGTCGGCGTCCCCAACTTCTTCGGCCAGCAGCGGTTCGGGAGTCGCCGCCCCGTCACCCACGAGGTGGGTCTCCGCGTCGTCCGCGGCGAGTGGGAGGAGGCGGTCCGGGCCTACGTCGCCGACCCATACGAGACCGAACCCGAGGACAGCCAGCGCGCCCGGCGCGAGGCCGCCGCCGCCTTCGAGGAGCGCGACTGGCAGGCCGCGCTCGACGCTATCCCCGCGCGACTCGGCTTCGAGCGCGCGATGGCGAACCGGTTGGTCGAGTCGGGCGGCGACCGGCCCGAGGACTTCCGGGCGGCGCTCGAAGCCGTGCCCTCGAACCTCCAACGCCTGTTCGTCAACGCGGCCCAGTCGTACGCCTTCAACAGAATCCTGAGCGAGCGACTCTCTCGCGGGCTTCCGTTCCACCGCCCGGTGGCGGGCGACGTGGCCTGCTTCGCCGAGACGGTCGACGGCGTCGAACTCCCCGACCCCGACCGCGAGCAGCGCGTGACCGAGCGCCGGGTCGAGACGGTCGCACGCCACTGCGAGCGCGGCCGAGCGTTCGTGACCGCGCCGCTCGTGGGGACTGAGACCGAACTTGCGGAGGGCGAACCCGGAGAAATCGAGCGCGAGGTGCTGGAGGAGTTGGCCCTCGAATCGGACGACTTCGACCTGCCGGGCGAGTTCCACTCGACGGGCACCCGGCGTGCAGTTCTGGTCCGGACCGACCTCGGAATCGAGCGCGACCCCCTGACCTTCGAGTTCACGCTCCCGAAGGGGTCGTACGCCACGGTCGTCCTCCGGGAGTTCCTGAAGACCGACCCCGCCGAGGAGTGA
- the pth2 gene encoding peptidyl-tRNA hydrolase Pth2: MKQTIVARADLGMGQGKLAAQVAHASLSAYEDTGTKARKEWKGGGQKKVVVKGNGENELFELAEKARAEGIPHAIVRDAGHTQLDPGTVTALAVGPADDDIVDKVTGHLSLY, encoded by the coding sequence ATGAAACAGACCATCGTCGCCCGCGCCGACCTCGGCATGGGCCAAGGAAAGCTGGCCGCGCAGGTCGCCCACGCCTCGCTGTCGGCTTACGAGGACACCGGAACGAAGGCCCGAAAGGAGTGGAAGGGCGGAGGTCAGAAGAAGGTCGTCGTGAAGGGCAACGGCGAGAACGAACTCTTCGAACTCGCCGAGAAGGCCCGCGCCGAGGGGATTCCCCACGCCATCGTCCGCGACGCGGGCCACACTCAACTCGACCCGGGCACGGTCACGGCGCTGGCGGTCGGTCCGGCCGACGACGACATCGTGGACAAGGTGACGGGCCACCTCTCGCTGTACTGA
- a CDS encoding thiamine-phosphate synthase family protein, producing MRFAEEIVVEEFLPTVRSMLAEDLRDRGLTQSEVADLLGISQSAVSKYANGEVERNERILADERVVNLVGRLGEGLAEGTTSRVEALVEIEILIRRLENRDLIAEIHEAEMPELAGHGGDFDVHDPEGDLRTTERVRSSLRRGLTIVESSSGFASLIPAVGSNLCECTPDADGIDDVAGVPGRIFDVKGQATIPSEPEFGVSEHVASLLLAARRNGSDANAALNVRYDPDIVAALEDAGHVTAEFEAEYDDIGAVVAAALDATPDATVLYHTGGYGVEPIVYLLGDDAEAVAEMARNLL from the coding sequence ATGCGGTTCGCCGAGGAGATAGTGGTCGAGGAGTTCCTCCCGACGGTCCGGTCGATGCTGGCCGAGGACCTGCGCGACCGGGGACTGACCCAGAGCGAGGTGGCGGACCTGCTGGGCATCAGTCAGAGCGCGGTGTCGAAGTACGCCAACGGGGAGGTCGAGCGCAACGAGCGCATCCTCGCCGACGAGCGCGTCGTGAACCTCGTCGGCCGACTCGGCGAGGGACTGGCCGAGGGGACGACGAGCAGGGTCGAGGCGCTGGTCGAAATCGAGATTCTGATTCGGCGACTCGAGAACCGCGACCTCATCGCCGAGATTCACGAGGCCGAGATGCCGGAACTCGCGGGCCACGGCGGCGACTTCGACGTTCACGACCCCGAGGGCGACCTCCGGACGACCGAGCGCGTCCGGTCGTCGCTCCGCCGGGGCCTGACCATCGTCGAGAGTTCGAGCGGATTCGCGTCGCTCATCCCCGCGGTGGGGTCGAACCTCTGTGAGTGTACGCCCGACGCCGACGGCATCGACGACGTGGCCGGCGTCCCCGGCCGCATCTTCGACGTGAAGGGGCAGGCGACCATCCCCTCCGAACCCGAGTTCGGCGTGAGCGAACACGTCGCCTCGCTCCTGCTGGCCGCGCGCCGGAACGGGAGCGACGCCAACGCCGCGCTGAACGTCCGGTACGACCCGGACATCGTGGCGGCGCTCGAAGACGCGGGCCACGTCACCGCCGAGTTCGAGGCCGAGTACGACGACATCGGCGCGGTGGTCGCGGCGGCCCTCGACGCGACGCCCGACGCCACGGTCCTCTACCACACCGGCGGCTACGGCGTCGAACCCATCGTCTACCTGCTCGGCGACGACGCCGAGGCGGTCGCGGAGATGGCGCGCAACCTCCTCTAA
- a CDS encoding DUF7563 family protein — protein MMECDYCGSPVTDEFHRVFEVDGRLLACIECCTGGNVMYAIQQRRDSR, from the coding sequence ATGATGGAGTGCGACTACTGTGGGTCGCCCGTGACCGACGAGTTCCATCGGGTCTTCGAGGTTGACGGGCGGCTCTTAGCCTGTATCGAGTGTTGCACAGGGGGCAACGTCATGTACGCTATCCAGCAACGGAGGGATAGCCGATGA
- a CDS encoding CAP domain-containing protein, with amino-acid sequence MDNGKVRTYGTEEAVENLDSSPPVQTKSDEDLDDELDEIREKQKNSIFDHIINAVVYPFAIGVVLFRWFFSLRALLILILGVATVGQLGLVGVPGFPVDTSPAESAIDDAGGAVANVTDSDANSTNGSSDGGFLSDDELNRTKIEYLVHKEINERRRAHDLRPIQFDKELRQIARYHSKDMGENQYFAHESPSGETMADRYDKFGYDCRVDTSGNQYATGAENIAYTYAYENIARENGETAYYTTEKEIAQGLVNGWMNSTGHRKNILKPYWENEGIGIYIIEIDGKTRVYATQNFC; translated from the coding sequence ATGGACAACGGCAAGGTTAGAACCTACGGGACGGAAGAAGCGGTCGAAAACCTCGATTCGAGTCCCCCTGTCCAAACGAAGTCTGACGAGGATCTAGACGACGAGCTAGACGAAATTCGGGAGAAACAGAAAAACTCAATCTTCGACCACATTATCAACGCCGTCGTCTATCCTTTCGCTATCGGCGTAGTTCTCTTCCGGTGGTTCTTCTCTCTTCGGGCGTTATTGATTCTCATTCTCGGCGTGGCGACGGTTGGGCAACTCGGACTCGTCGGCGTACCGGGGTTCCCAGTGGACACATCCCCGGCAGAATCTGCGATAGACGATGCAGGCGGTGCAGTCGCCAACGTTACCGACTCGGATGCTAATTCGACAAACGGCTCTTCCGACGGTGGATTTCTGAGTGACGACGAACTGAACCGGACGAAGATAGAGTATCTGGTTCACAAAGAAATCAACGAGCGAAGGCGCGCGCATGATCTGCGGCCAATCCAGTTCGACAAGGAGCTACGGCAGATCGCTCGCTACCACAGCAAGGACATGGGCGAGAACCAGTATTTCGCACACGAATCGCCGTCCGGTGAGACAATGGCCGACCGCTACGACAAGTTCGGGTACGACTGCCGCGTAGATACGAGTGGGAACCAGTACGCAACGGGCGCGGAGAACATCGCCTACACCTACGCCTACGAGAACATCGCTCGTGAGAATGGAGAGACAGCGTACTACACAACCGAGAAGGAAATCGCGCAAGGACTCGTCAACGGCTGGATGAACTCAACCGGCCACCGGAAAAACATCCTGAAACCGTATTGGGAAAACGAAGGTATCGGCATCTATATTATCGAAATAGACGGAAAGACACGGGTCTACGCCACTCAAAACTTCTGCTGA
- a CDS encoding zinc ribbon domain-containing protein, with translation MSYANRSENLQREIDDAIARGWKIESETPERVVLVKRNVGNLAVHLILAVLTGWWSFGLVNLVYGGYKYLNDAQRRVVREGTACPECGASVSPDASYCQNCGTELPGPPVEAEAETGTESETTRAS, from the coding sequence ATGAGTTACGCCAACAGAAGCGAGAACCTCCAGCGCGAAATCGACGACGCCATCGCTCGCGGCTGGAAGATAGAGTCGGAGACGCCCGAGCGAGTCGTCCTCGTCAAACGCAACGTCGGGAACCTCGCCGTCCATCTGATTCTGGCCGTCCTCACGGGATGGTGGTCGTTCGGTCTCGTCAACCTCGTCTACGGCGGGTACAAGTACCTGAACGACGCCCAGCGCCGGGTCGTGCGCGAGGGCACCGCCTGTCCGGAGTGCGGGGCGTCGGTGTCGCCCGACGCGAGTTACTGCCAGAACTGCGGGACCGAACTCCCCGGCCCGCCGGTCGAGGCCGAGGCCGAGACCGGGACGGAGTCCGAGACCACGCGGGCGAGCTAA